The Chlamydiota bacterium genome includes a region encoding these proteins:
- the mntB_1 gene encoding Manganese transport system membrane protein MntB encodes MSHYFLDPLLRGPMLGSMLICLVSSVVGVFVYLSKRSLIGETLSHATYPGVILGAFVVALLGNENLAPFFVLSFAFIAAILGVYVLNFLQKRNISQDTALCFVLSGFFGIGLLFASSMQREFGMWYRKIQEYIFGQASLLTDTSIWTTSGICVLTLLLVMLFYKEIKLVLFDRTFAFALGVRVKWIDALLLGLITLCVVAGIQTVGIVLMSGMLIIPALTARQFTNQFLPLILLSAFFGMLSAFFGNVLSFDGSLYFLKEGSFPTGPSIILVSALLCLCALIFSPKKGLLFRAIRAMQFKNQCLLENILKAVWKYSDHSATFNSVKKSFHLSRFFLKVLVWQLYYQGYLLSYKELCLTPDGQKKAAHLVRLHRLWEVYLAKELDVQISRVHINAEEIEHILSQELEKDLEEMVQGVKKDPHEQWIPTKEMTQ; translated from the coding sequence ATGAGTCACTATTTTCTAGATCCTCTACTGCGTGGACCCATGTTAGGTTCGATGTTGATCTGCCTTGTTTCTTCTGTTGTGGGCGTGTTTGTCTATTTGTCTAAGCGCTCTTTGATCGGAGAGACTCTATCGCATGCAACCTATCCTGGAGTGATTTTGGGCGCCTTTGTTGTCGCACTTTTGGGTAATGAGAACCTTGCGCCGTTTTTTGTTTTGAGTTTTGCTTTTATTGCCGCAATTTTGGGCGTTTATGTGCTAAACTTTTTGCAAAAACGCAATATTTCTCAAGACACGGCCCTTTGTTTTGTGCTTTCTGGCTTTTTTGGGATAGGGTTACTTTTTGCTTCGAGCATGCAGCGTGAATTTGGGATGTGGTATCGCAAAATCCAAGAATATATTTTTGGACAAGCCTCACTTCTGACAGATACGAGCATTTGGACCACCTCTGGCATTTGTGTGTTGACTCTGCTGCTTGTAATGCTTTTCTATAAAGAGATTAAGTTGGTGCTTTTTGATCGTACGTTCGCGTTTGCTCTAGGAGTTCGAGTTAAATGGATCGATGCTCTCTTATTGGGACTCATTACACTTTGCGTAGTGGCTGGTATCCAAACAGTGGGCATTGTTTTAATGAGTGGAATGCTCATCATTCCAGCTTTAACGGCGCGTCAATTTACCAATCAATTTTTACCACTCATTCTTTTAAGCGCCTTTTTTGGAATGCTTAGCGCTTTTTTTGGTAATGTGCTTTCTTTTGATGGATCGCTATATTTTTTAAAGGAAGGTTCTTTTCCCACAGGTCCATCGATTATTTTGGTCTCAGCACTGCTTTGTTTATGCGCTCTTATTTTTTCTCCTAAAAAGGGGCTTTTGTTTCGGGCTATTAGGGCTATGCAATTTAAAAATCAGTGTCTTTTGGAAAATATTTTAAAAGCTGTATGGAAATATTCTGATCATAGCGCGACATTTAACAGCGTTAAAAAGAGCTTTCATTTGAGTCGTTTTTTTCTGAAAGTTCTTGTGTGGCAGCTTTATTATCAAGGATATTTACTCTCTTACAAAGAGCTTTGTTTGACGCCAGATGGGCAAAAAAAAGCCGCCCACCTTGTGCGTTTGCACAGGCTTTGGGAAGTCTATTTGGCAAAAGAATTGGATGTACAAATATCTCGTGTACACATCAATGCAGAAGAGATCGAGCATATCTTATCTCAGGAACTAGAAAAAGACTTAGAAGAGATGGTTCAAGGAGTGAAAAAAGATCCACATGAACAATGGATTCCAACAAAAGAGATGACGCAATGA
- the gnd gene encoding 6-phosphogluconate dehydrogenase, decarboxylating, with protein sequence MSEDADIGLIGLAVMGQNLVLNMHDKGYRVVAFNRTVEKVDAFLADAAKGTNVIGAHSIEEFIKTLKRPRKVMLMVKAGEPVDHFIELLEPHLEKGDIIIDGGNSNYQDTNRRVQSLKEKGILFVGMGISGGEEGARHGPSIMPGGNVDAWPEIKDIFQAISAKVGDDEPCCEWVGENGAGHYVKMVHNGIEYGDMQIISEGYKILREALRLSLEDMSQIFNTWDTGKLNSYLIEITGQIFLKKDEDGAPLLDKILDVAGQKGTGKWTGISALDLDIPVTLITEAVYARLVSGLREQREKLSEAFKTTQTSAEKAEEIELEAEGKAEAIDNVRDALFSAKIISYTQGFMLIHKASETFNWNIDKANVARLWRGGCIIRSTLLENISEAFSKKPHLDNLLLDEFFSQNMEENEEGLRDSITLGMVHKIPMPAMMSALSFFDAICRMHLQTNLVQAQRDFFGAHTYERIDKPRGEFFHTNWTGAGGDVSSGSYSV encoded by the coding sequence ATGAGTGAAGATGCTGACATTGGTTTAATCGGCCTTGCTGTCATGGGTCAAAATTTAGTGCTCAACATGCACGATAAAGGATATCGCGTGGTTGCGTTTAACCGCACGGTGGAAAAAGTCGATGCCTTTTTAGCTGATGCGGCAAAAGGAACCAATGTAATCGGCGCGCATTCTATTGAAGAATTTATCAAAACACTCAAGCGTCCAAGAAAAGTCATGCTCATGGTCAAAGCAGGAGAGCCTGTCGATCATTTTATTGAGCTTCTTGAGCCCCATTTGGAAAAAGGGGATATCATCATTGATGGAGGCAATAGTAATTATCAAGATACCAATCGTCGCGTACAAAGTTTAAAAGAAAAAGGCATTTTGTTTGTCGGCATGGGAATTTCTGGTGGTGAAGAGGGAGCTAGACATGGACCTTCTATTATGCCAGGTGGCAATGTAGATGCATGGCCAGAAATTAAAGATATTTTTCAAGCCATTAGCGCGAAAGTTGGCGATGATGAACCCTGTTGTGAATGGGTAGGAGAAAATGGCGCTGGCCACTATGTCAAAATGGTGCACAATGGCATTGAATATGGCGATATGCAAATCATTTCAGAAGGCTATAAGATTTTGCGTGAAGCTTTGCGATTGAGTTTAGAAGATATGAGTCAGATTTTTAATACATGGGACACTGGAAAACTCAATTCCTATTTGATTGAAATTACAGGGCAAATCTTTTTGAAAAAAGATGAAGATGGTGCGCCTCTTTTAGATAAGATTTTGGATGTCGCAGGACAAAAAGGCACGGGGAAATGGACTGGCATCTCTGCGCTCGATTTAGATATTCCTGTGACACTCATTACAGAAGCTGTTTATGCACGTCTTGTGAGTGGTTTGAGGGAACAGAGAGAAAAGCTCTCAGAGGCGTTTAAAACCACACAAACCTCTGCAGAGAAGGCAGAAGAAATAGAATTAGAGGCCGAAGGAAAAGCGGAAGCCATTGATAATGTACGAGACGCACTTTTTTCAGCAAAAATCATTTCTTACACGCAAGGATTTATGCTCATTCATAAAGCAAGCGAAACGTTTAACTGGAATATCGATAAAGCCAATGTTGCTAGACTATGGAGAGGTGGTTGTATTATTCGTTCAACACTTTTAGAAAATATTAGCGAAGCGTTTTCAAAAAAACCTCATTTAGACAATCTATTGCTTGATGAATTTTTCTCTCAAAATATGGAAGAAAACGAAGAAGGTTTAAGAGACAGTATCACTTTGGGAATGGTGCACAAAATCCCAATGCCCGCCATGATGTCAGCGCTAAGCTTTTTTGATGCCATATGCCGCATGCATTTGCAGACCAATTTGGTTCAGGCGCAAAGAGATTTTTTTGGTGCGCACACTTATGAGCGCATAGATAAGCCAAGAGGAGAGTTTTTCCACACCAACTGGACAGGGGCTGGTGGCGATGTGAGCTCCGGCAGCTATAGCGTTTGA
- the mntB_2 gene encoding Manganese transport system membrane protein MntB codes for MNPYIHTTFFEFFALFFSRLFQLVTFQLNSELASDEIQIFSLCLIAILGAVLGAKLVFKKMTMLANALSHTILLGIVLAFLLMGGVFYLPGFVIASVLTGILTTFFVQVLTERFKLYEDAAIGYVFTTLFAMGIMLVTLYTKNVHLGLESIMGNLDALHKDDLSYLFWLCLINVSITVAFFKEFKLISFDSVYSKSLGINTGFFNYLLMTQVAFFCVGAFRAVGVILVLSFLVSPVLIAKKAKSLGRVMLFASLIGCLVAIVSVALCRHLLVYYDLPVSTAGLTVTLLFILTLGFYIKKPSQKRGGLIHNRIPDKV; via the coding sequence ATGAACCCTTATATTCACACGACATTTTTTGAGTTTTTCGCTCTGTTTTTCTCGAGATTGTTCCAACTTGTTACTTTTCAATTGAATAGCGAATTAGCAAGTGATGAGATCCAAATCTTTTCTCTCTGTTTAATTGCCATTTTGGGTGCTGTATTAGGTGCTAAGCTTGTCTTTAAAAAGATGACCATGCTTGCAAACGCTCTTTCGCACACCATTTTGTTAGGGATCGTTTTAGCTTTTTTATTAATGGGGGGCGTGTTTTATCTCCCTGGATTTGTGATTGCCTCTGTGTTGACGGGTATTTTAACGACCTTTTTTGTCCAAGTATTAACGGAGCGTTTTAAACTTTATGAAGATGCTGCTATTGGTTATGTCTTTACCACGCTATTTGCCATGGGGATTATGCTGGTGACGCTGTATACAAAAAACGTGCATTTGGGTCTAGAGAGCATCATGGGAAATCTCGATGCTCTGCACAAAGATGATTTGTCTTATTTATTTTGGCTCTGTTTGATCAATGTCTCGATCACGGTGGCCTTTTTTAAAGAGTTTAAATTGATTAGCTTTGATTCTGTCTATTCTAAGAGCCTTGGAATCAATACCGGTTTTTTCAACTATCTTTTGATGACACAAGTAGCCTTTTTTTGTGTCGGAGCTTTTCGCGCCGTCGGCGTGATTTTGGTCTTGAGTTTTTTAGTCAGTCCTGTGTTGATTGCAAAAAAAGCCAAGTCTTTAGGACGCGTTATGCTATTTGCAAGTTTGATTGGGTGTTTGGTAGCTATAGTGTCTGTGGCCCTTTGCCGCCATTTGCTTGTATACTATGATCTTCCCGTGTCAACAGCAGGTCTCACAGTGACCCTGCTTTTTATTTTGACTCTGGGTTTTTACATAAAAAAACCCTCTCAAAAAAGAGGGGGTTTAATACATAATCGGATACCTGATAAGGTGTAA
- the znuC gene encoding High-affinity zinc uptake system ATP-binding protein ZnuC, whose amino-acid sequence MNEWALEVEHLTCNYDNICALFDVSLQVPKGQLVGVIGPNGAGKSTFIKTILGLTPTLSGQILIDGMPINKARAKVAWVPQKGEVDWNFPTTVLDVVVMGRYKKLGLFKNPQRADFERADQCLDIVGLRELKNRQISELSEGQKQRVFIARALIQDSDILLMDEPFSGVDQKTENILIEILRKLKDQNKTIFIVHHDLNTIKDYFDWLIILNMRLIENGPCHEVFTQEVLEKAYGTSKSLFVEATKKQKEKLVGKI is encoded by the coding sequence ATGAATGAATGGGCGCTAGAAGTTGAACATTTAACATGCAATTATGACAATATTTGTGCGCTTTTCGATGTCTCTTTGCAAGTTCCGAAGGGGCAATTGGTCGGAGTGATTGGTCCCAATGGAGCGGGTAAGTCTACATTTATCAAAACGATTTTGGGACTTACGCCTACGCTTTCTGGACAGATTTTAATTGATGGCATGCCTATAAATAAAGCGCGTGCAAAAGTGGCGTGGGTTCCGCAAAAAGGAGAAGTGGACTGGAATTTTCCTACAACTGTTTTAGATGTTGTTGTCATGGGACGCTACAAAAAATTGGGACTTTTTAAAAATCCCCAAAGAGCGGACTTTGAGCGTGCAGATCAGTGTTTAGATATTGTAGGCTTAAGAGAGCTAAAAAACAGGCAGATCTCAGAGCTTTCTGAAGGACAAAAACAGCGTGTGTTTATTGCAAGAGCCTTGATTCAAGATAGTGATATTTTACTCATGGACGAACCTTTTTCTGGCGTGGATCAAAAAACAGAAAACATTTTGATTGAAATCTTACGTAAATTAAAAGACCAAAACAAAACCATTTTTATTGTGCATCATGACCTTAATACGATTAAAGATTACTTTGATTGGCTCATTATCTTAAATATGCGTTTGATTGAAAATGGACCTTGCCACGAAGTGTTTACTCAAGAGGTGTTAGAAAAAGCGTATGGTACATCCAAATCGCTCTTTGTAGAGGCGACCAAAAAACAAAAAGAAAAATTGGTGGGAAAAATTTAG
- the tlcA_1 gene encoding ADP,ATP carrier protein 1, giving the protein MSQTATTPEFSKLRAFFWPVYKYELKKVLPMFFMFFFINFNYTILRDTKDILILNSSGAGTIPFLKVWGTIPAAIIFMIVYAKLSNKLSKPKLFYSVVTPFLVFFLLFAFVLYPLRNSLHPHAFCDMLESHAPRLQGFIAILRNWTFSLFYVIAELWGSAMISLLFWQFANDITKVKESKRFYPFFLIGANIAMLFSGPLITYFSRYGKSAPLGTDPWQVSLTYLMPMAFFAGLMIMALYYYTTKKVLTDPRFYDSSEQKKLKKEKPKMSLIESFKYLGKSKYMLYLATLVVAYGVAMNIVEVSWKHQVKLFFPNENAMGEFYGIFSFFTGLFTIFMLLVVSGNVIRKFGWGFAAMVTPIVLALTGVAFFTFILFKDTPLFASLATSSIIFVAVVVGAVQNILTKSSKYSLFDPTKEMAYIPLDQEMKVKGKAAIDVVGSRLGKSGGSLIQQFLIIIVGIGAMVPFNAVILLGVVAIWMISVKALKKQFTTLSKKKEEEEEEASKKAADKKKPSFEKAGV; this is encoded by the coding sequence ATGTCACAAACAGCAACAACACCTGAGTTTAGTAAATTGAGAGCCTTTTTTTGGCCTGTCTATAAATATGAACTAAAAAAAGTACTACCTATGTTTTTTATGTTCTTTTTCATCAACTTCAACTACACAATCTTGAGGGACACAAAAGACATTCTTATCCTTAATTCAAGCGGAGCTGGCACAATCCCATTCTTAAAAGTTTGGGGAACAATACCTGCTGCCATTATCTTTATGATTGTCTATGCCAAACTCAGTAATAAATTGAGCAAACCTAAACTCTTTTATAGTGTGGTGACACCATTTCTTGTCTTCTTTTTGCTGTTTGCCTTTGTACTCTATCCTCTAAGAAATTCATTGCATCCTCATGCATTTTGTGACATGTTAGAATCCCACGCTCCAAGATTACAGGGCTTCATTGCGATTCTTCGTAACTGGACTTTTTCCCTTTTCTATGTTATTGCTGAGCTTTGGGGATCTGCTATGATCTCTCTGCTCTTTTGGCAGTTTGCCAATGATATTACAAAAGTAAAAGAATCCAAACGTTTCTATCCTTTCTTTTTGATTGGGGCAAATATTGCGATGTTATTTTCTGGTCCTTTAATTACTTACTTCTCAAGATATGGAAAAAGTGCTCCTCTAGGAACAGATCCTTGGCAAGTTTCTTTAACCTACTTGATGCCAATGGCCTTTTTTGCAGGCTTAATGATTATGGCTCTTTATTACTATACCACAAAAAAAGTCTTAACAGATCCTCGCTTTTACGATTCTTCTGAGCAGAAAAAATTGAAAAAAGAAAAGCCTAAGATGTCACTTATCGAAAGTTTTAAATATCTAGGCAAATCCAAATACATGCTTTATTTGGCAACTCTTGTTGTTGCCTATGGTGTTGCTATGAATATTGTTGAGGTTTCTTGGAAACATCAAGTCAAACTGTTCTTTCCAAATGAAAATGCCATGGGAGAATTTTACGGCATATTTTCATTCTTTACAGGACTCTTTACAATCTTCATGCTCCTTGTTGTTTCAGGTAATGTGATTCGTAAATTTGGCTGGGGTTTTGCTGCAATGGTCACACCTATTGTTCTTGCTTTAACAGGAGTCGCTTTCTTTACATTCATTCTTTTCAAAGACACACCACTATTTGCTTCTTTAGCAACAAGCTCCATTATTTTTGTTGCTGTAGTTGTAGGGGCTGTACAAAACATTTTAACCAAATCATCTAAATATTCGCTCTTTGATCCAACCAAAGAGATGGCCTACATTCCTCTCGATCAAGAGATGAAGGTGAAAGGTAAAGCTGCGATTGACGTTGTGGGTTCTCGCCTTGGAAAATCTGGAGGATCTTTGATCCAACAATTTTTGATTATTATTGTTGGAATAGGAGCAATGGTTCCATTCAATGCTGTGATCTTGCTTGGAGTCGTCGCTATATGGATGATTTCTGTAAAAGCACTCAAAAAACAATTCACAACACTTTCTAAAAAGAAAGAAGAAGAAGAAGAAGAAGCTTCAAAAAAAGCGGCTGACAAAAAAAAACCATCGTTTGAAAAAGCTGGTGTTTAA
- the troA gene encoding Periplasmic zinc-binding protein TroA has protein sequence MAAYNNPTGAMQFIKKCILVCFLFLSFACQKRNRSFYEKNQRVKVLCTISMIEDVVKMVGKEHIDTLSLIQGNLDPHSYELCKGDSEKFEYADVVLYNGLGLEHGASLHYQLEHNEKAIAVGEWIDSDKRIIVDGATDPHIWMDVGLFANIVDPITQLLGELDKEHAPIFLQNAQVLKENMCALHQEMFEALKDIDINKRQLITTHDAFRYFVRAYMAPKEEVTNHTWHYRLTSPEGLAPEGQVSTLDIRRIVDFAIDRKTHVLFAESNLSKTSLKKICDAAKKNGFELKIADRPLFGDAMMQTEKAFSYGKTMLYNAQTIKEALSEVENE, from the coding sequence ATGGCTGCTTACAATAACCCCACAGGTGCCATGCAATTTATTAAAAAATGTATCCTTGTTTGTTTTCTTTTTTTAAGCTTTGCTTGTCAAAAGCGCAATCGCAGTTTTTATGAAAAGAATCAAAGAGTCAAAGTCTTGTGTACGATTTCTATGATTGAAGATGTTGTCAAAATGGTTGGCAAAGAACATATCGATACGCTTTCTTTGATTCAAGGAAATTTAGATCCACATTCGTATGAATTGTGTAAAGGAGATAGCGAAAAATTTGAATATGCCGATGTGGTTTTATATAATGGACTTGGTTTAGAACATGGTGCTTCGTTGCACTATCAATTGGAGCATAACGAAAAAGCTATTGCCGTTGGAGAGTGGATCGATTCGGATAAAAGAATTATTGTGGACGGTGCGACCGATCCTCATATTTGGATGGATGTGGGATTGTTTGCGAATATTGTCGATCCGATCACGCAGCTTTTAGGTGAGTTGGACAAAGAGCATGCACCTATTTTTTTACAAAATGCACAAGTGCTTAAAGAAAATATGTGTGCGCTACATCAAGAGATGTTTGAAGCTTTAAAAGATATCGATATAAATAAGCGCCAGCTGATTACTACACATGATGCCTTTCGTTATTTTGTCAGAGCATACATGGCGCCAAAAGAAGAAGTTACAAATCATACGTGGCACTACAGGCTTACATCTCCAGAGGGGCTTGCCCCAGAAGGACAAGTGTCTACACTAGATATCAGGCGTATCGTGGATTTTGCCATTGATAGAAAAACACATGTATTGTTTGCAGAATCGAATTTATCCAAAACATCATTAAAGAAAATTTGTGATGCGGCGAAAAAAAATGGGTTTGAACTAAAGATCGCAGACAGGCCTCTTTTTGGAGACGCCATGATGCAAACAGAAAAGGCGTTTTCTTATGGAAAAACCATGCTGTATAACGCACAAACCATCAAAGAAGCATTAAGTGAGGTTGAAAATGAATGA
- the lepA gene encoding Elongation factor 4 — MKQVPLEQIRNFSIIAHIDHGKSTIADRLLEFTGTIEKREMKEQVLDDLELEREKGITIKARPVTMFYKAKDGKTYQMNFIDTPGHVDFSYEVSRSLASCEGALLIVDTAQGVQAQSIANVHMAIERDLEIVPVLNKIDLPASDVEGTKKQIEEIIGIDTSTAVLTSAKTGEGIEELLEAIVRFIPPPKEPKDAILRALIFDSYYDTYRGVMVYVRMLSGTIKKRSQILMMITNKTFEVLEVGVFSYEATPKDTLYAGEVGYLIANIKETSDVKVGDTITEQKKPAKEPLPGFKEIQPVVYAGMYPVEAQDFEKLRDALKKLQLNDSALHIEQESSTALGFGFRCGFLGLLHLEIVFERLRREFEIDLITTAASVVYEVVFANQTKVIESPAQYPDPSQIKEIREPWIKASIMIPNEFLGGLMSLGMEKRGECISTETVDAKRILVTYHFPLNEIITDFNDKLKSLTKGYGSYDYEMLDMRKSDIVKLEIKVNEESVDAFSCLVHRSKAESKGKAICEKLKKVIPRQLFKVPIQGAVGGKIIARETLSSMGKNVTAKCYGGDITRKRKLWEKQKKGKKKMKEIGKVSIPQSAFMEVLKTSES, encoded by the coding sequence ATGAAACAAGTACCCCTTGAACAAATTCGCAACTTTTCCATCATTGCTCATATTGACCATGGCAAGTCCACCATTGCCGATCGGCTTTTGGAATTTACTGGGACCATTGAAAAGAGAGAAATGAAAGAGCAAGTGCTCGATGATTTAGAGCTTGAGCGTGAAAAAGGCATTACCATCAAAGCACGTCCTGTCACCATGTTTTACAAGGCTAAAGATGGCAAAACCTACCAAATGAATTTTATCGATACGCCAGGGCATGTCGATTTTAGTTATGAAGTTTCTAGATCCTTGGCTTCTTGTGAAGGAGCGCTTTTAATTGTGGATACGGCTCAAGGTGTCCAAGCCCAAAGCATTGCCAATGTTCACATGGCCATTGAAAGAGATTTGGAGATTGTGCCTGTGCTTAATAAAATCGATTTGCCTGCAAGTGATGTTGAGGGCACCAAAAAACAGATCGAAGAGATCATTGGTATTGATACATCTACAGCTGTGCTTACTTCTGCCAAAACAGGAGAGGGAATCGAAGAGCTTTTAGAGGCAATCGTCCGTTTTATTCCGCCTCCAAAAGAGCCTAAGGATGCGATTTTACGCGCGCTTATTTTTGATTCTTATTACGACACTTATCGAGGCGTAATGGTCTATGTTCGCATGCTTTCTGGCACGATTAAAAAAAGAAGCCAAATTTTGATGATGATCACAAATAAAACGTTTGAAGTGCTAGAAGTGGGAGTCTTTTCTTATGAAGCAACGCCAAAAGATACGCTTTATGCTGGAGAAGTGGGCTATTTGATTGCCAATATCAAAGAAACGAGCGATGTCAAAGTTGGCGATACGATCACAGAGCAAAAAAAACCAGCCAAAGAGCCCCTGCCTGGCTTTAAAGAAATTCAACCTGTTGTGTATGCGGGGATGTATCCCGTTGAGGCTCAAGACTTTGAGAAGCTTCGCGATGCGCTGAAGAAACTGCAGCTTAACGATTCGGCTCTCCATATCGAGCAAGAATCGTCCACAGCCCTTGGATTTGGCTTTCGTTGTGGTTTTTTAGGCCTTTTACACCTAGAAATTGTCTTTGAGAGGCTCAGACGCGAATTTGAGATCGATTTGATCACAACGGCAGCCAGCGTTGTTTACGAGGTAGTATTTGCTAACCAAACCAAAGTGATTGAGAGCCCAGCGCAGTATCCAGATCCTTCTCAAATCAAGGAAATTAGAGAACCTTGGATCAAAGCCAGCATCATGATCCCCAATGAGTTTTTGGGTGGACTGATGAGTTTAGGAATGGAAAAGCGTGGTGAGTGTATCTCGACAGAAACGGTGGACGCAAAACGCATTCTTGTGACCTACCATTTTCCTCTCAACGAAATCATCACCGATTTTAATGATAAACTTAAATCTCTTACCAAGGGGTATGGCTCTTATGACTATGAAATGCTCGATATGCGCAAATCTGACATTGTCAAGCTTGAAATCAAGGTGAATGAAGAATCTGTCGATGCTTTTTCTTGTCTAGTGCATCGCAGCAAAGCAGAGAGCAAAGGAAAAGCCATTTGCGAAAAGCTAAAAAAAGTGATTCCACGCCAGCTGTTCAAGGTGCCGATTCAAGGTGCTGTAGGTGGTAAAATCATTGCACGTGAAACCCTTTCTTCGATGGGTAAGAATGTGACTGCCAAATGTTATGGAGGCGATATCACACGTAAGCGCAAATTGTGGGAAAAGCAAAAGAAGGGGAAAAAGAAGATGAAAGAGATTGGCAAGGTTTCCATTCCTCAAAGCGCCTTTATGGAAGTGCTCAAAACTTCTGAGAGTTAA